Proteins from a single region of Streptomyces sp. TN58:
- a CDS encoding IS5 family transposase (programmed frameshift), producing the protein MARGDLTDEQWALIEPHLPIAAVGPIPDLRKHFNAVMWRFRTGSPWRDLPGEFGPWQSAYDRFQIWATQGVFQHLMQAVIAEAATRGQADLGLVSVDSATARAHHHAAGMALDPEQLAALEMVVEVEKGARRLGRPQDGQVEDEARIERRRARRRHRARLKAAELGRSRGGLTSKIHVAADRRCRPLAFVLTPGQAGDSPQFAPVLERVKVRGPIGRPRTRPDAVAADKAYSSRRNRRYLRRRGIRAVIPEKVDQAANRKKRGSVGGRPVSHDTALYKERNTVERCINRLRNWRGIATRYDKTPKSYEAGLHLCGAMLWLRSIAPHS; encoded by the exons ATGGCGCGAGGCGATCTCACCGACGAGCAGTGGGCCCTGATCGAGCCCCATCTGCCGATTGCCGCGGTTGGGCCCATCCCTGACCTGCGGAAGCACTTCAACGCGGTGATGTGGCGGTTCCGGACCGGTAGCCCCTGGCGTGACCTTCCGGGCGAGTTCGGGCCCTGGCAGAGCGCGTACGACCGCTTCCAGATCTGGGCGACGCAGGGCGTCTTCCAGCACCTCATGCAGGCAGTGATCGCCGAGGCCGCCACCCGCGGCCAGGCCGACTTGGGCCTGGTCAGCGTGGACTCGGCGACCGCCCGGGCCCACCATCACGCCGCCGGAATGGCCTTGGACCCCGAGCAGTTGGCGGCCTTGGAGATGGTCGTCGAGGTCGAAAAGGGGGCGAGGCGACTGGGC AGGCCGCAGGACGGACAGGTCGAGGATGAGGCGCGCATCGAGCGGCGACGGGCCCGTCGGCGACACAGGGCCCGCTTGAAAGCCGCCGAGCTGGGGCGTTCCCGAGGCGGGCTGACCAGCAAGATCCATGTGGCAGCCGACCGGCGCTGCCGCCCGCTTGCGTTCGTCCTCACGCCCGGGCAGGCCGGCGACAGCCCGCAGTTCGCCCCGGTCCTGGAGCGGGTCAAGGTACGCGGCCCGATCGGGCGTCCGCGGACCCGGCCGGACGCGGTGGCCGCGGACAAGGCGTACTCGTCCCGGCGCAACCGCCGCTACCTGCGACGACGCGGTATCCGAGCGGTGATCCCGGAGAAGGTCGACCAGGCCGCGAACCGCAAGAAGCGTGGCAGCGTCGGCGGTCGGCCGGTCTCGCACGACACGGCGCTCTACAAGGAGCGCAACACCGTGGAACGGTGCATCAACCGACTGCGGAACTGGCGCGGTATCGCTACCCGGTACGACAAGACCCCGA